One region of Etheostoma spectabile isolate EspeVRDwgs_2016 chromosome 21, UIUC_Espe_1.0, whole genome shotgun sequence genomic DNA includes:
- the LOC116671138 gene encoding histone H3.3A, which translates to MARTKQTARKSTGGKAPRKQLATKAARKSAPSTGGVKKPHRYRPGTVALREIRRYQKSTELLIRKLPFQRLVREIAQDFKTDLRFQSAAIGALQEASEAYLVGLFEDTNLCAIHAKRVTIMPKDIQLARRIRGERA; encoded by the exons ATGGCCCGTACCAAGCAGACTGCCCGTAAGTCCACTGGAGGAAAGGCGCCAAGGAAGCAGCTCGCTACCAAGGCAGCCAGGAAGAGCGCACCGTCCACAGGAGGAGTCAAGAAGCCCCATCGTTACCG ACCTGGAACTGTGGCTCTGAGGGAGATCCGTCGTTACCAGAAGTCCACAGAGCTGCTCATCCGCAAGCTGCCCTTCCAGCGTCTGGTGAGAGAAATTGCACAGGATTTCAAGACTGATCTGCGCTTCCAGAGTGCTGCCATTGGCGCTCTTCAG gaagccagtgaggCCTACCTGGTGGGTCTGTTTGAGGACACCAATCTGTGTGCGATCCACGCCAAACGTGTCACAATCATGCCCAAAGATATCCAGCTGGCACGTAGGATAAGGGGAGAGAGGGCCTAA